Below is a window of Pseudomonas sp. B21-040 DNA.
CCACCAGCACAGGCGCGGCAACGACAAACAGCAGCGCAACGGCAAAAAACGCCGTTTCGAAAGCAATCACCGTCGCCTGACCTGACACAACTTTGCCCAGCAGACTCGTCGCTGCCCGCCCGGCGGCGACTTGATCCACGCCCTTCCCCGCCAGCATCACCCCCGTGGTGGTCAGCCGTTCGATGAGCGCGTTTCCCCCAGGGGTGACGTTGGCGCCGAGGACCGTGCCATTGATGACGACATGATGTTCGATCAGCGACGCACAGCAGTTTGCCGAGGGTCTTGCGCTTGTTTCGCCGCGCCACGACGGCAGGGGTTGCGGGGCCCGAGTCAGCGGCAAGGGCGGCAGAAGCCTGCCGCCCGGCTGTCGAACTTTCATGAGTGCGTTGACCGGCTCACTTTTTGATCGGTGTGACGAGTTCCTTTTCGTTGGTGTCGAGGACGAACACTGCCAGCAGGCGTGCAGGCTGGGTGTCGCTGGCGTTGGCGCTGACCAGGTGCACGGAGCCCGGCTCCTCTACGAAGTTTTCGCCGACGGTGTAGATCTTTTCCGGCTGGCCTTTGACGTGGATGCGAAATGAGCCTTCCAGGACGGTTGCATAGATGAAGGCCGTTTTCGGATGGGTGTGGGATGGCGACGCGGCGCCCGGCCCATACTCGACGACCACGCCTTTCATGCTCTTGCCGGGAAGATTGGGAATGGGACGGTCGAATACGACCGTCACCTTGCCGTGGGGCGGCTCAGCGGCGGACGCTGCGCTGATCGAGAGCGCGGCGAAGACGGCGGCCATCAGGATTCGGGTAACCATGGGATTGCTCCTTCGTGGATAGGGATGTGAGGGTGCGAGCCGTCACCGGCTCGCCGACCGAGCGATCCAGTCTTCGAAGCGGATCGCGCCCAGGCGTGGGTTCTTGCCAGGCACCAGCGATTGATCGTTGAGCACGGCACCGAAGTAACGTGCGTGCACGTCCGGCAAGACCTTGCGGTTGTCCCGGGTCGCCCGCAGAAAACGCCGGGCCAGTTCGTCGATCGGCATGGCTTCCGGGCCGCCGACTTCAACCGTGCCATTGACCGGTGCTGCCAGCACCACATCGACCAGCGCCGCCACCACGTCGTCGGACGCTATCGGCTGGATCAGCGCCGGCGAAACACAATATTCCTCGCCGACGGCGAACGACTGGACGATGCCTTCGACAAACTCGAAGAACTGCGTGGCACGCAGGAGGGAGTAAGGAATGCCGGACGCCTTGATCAAGTTTTCCTGCGCGACCTTGGCCCGGAAATAACCGCTGTCGGGAAGCCGTTCGCTGCCGACGATCGACAGCGCTACGTGATGACGAACCCCGGCGGCCGCTTCGGCAGCCAGCAGGTTACGTGTCGATGTTTCGAAGAAATCGAGTACGGCCTGGTCCTCCCACGACGGCGCGTTCGCCACGTCGACAACGATGTCAGTACCATCCATCGCTGCGGCCAGGCCTTCGCGGGTGATGCTGTTCACGCCCGTGCTGGGGCTGGCGGCGACCACGTCATGGCCGCGCTCGCGAAGGATGTTCACAAGTTTCGATCCGATGAGGCCGGAGCCTCCGATAACTACGATCTTCATGGCTTTTCTCCACTTGTCGACTGCAATCATTGCGTCGGTGTAGAGAGGTTGCGCGCGCGTGCACGGCAAGTCCTTGCAGCAAGCTTGGATTTACCTTCGTGAACGCTTGGATTTGCGTCCAGAGAAGCGGTTATTCGTCCATCCTCACCGTGGACCATGCAGGGGGTTTCGAGCTGACGTATTATCAATCTCAACTAAAATATCGCCAGCGGCCTGGGACACGGAGTTGAAGGCGCTTTGCCAGGGGAAGCCCACTTTGCAATTCGCGTTTGAAGATTTCGTGCTCGATCAAGAGCGCCGGGAATTGACCTTGCGTGGGCAAGCCGTGGCCGTCGGGCCACAGACCTTCGATCTATTGCAGTATCTGGTGAACAACCGCGATTGCGTTGTCAGCAAGGACGACCTGCTCAAGGCCGTGTGGAGCGGCCGGATCGTCTCGGAATCGACGATCACCAGCCACATCAATGCGGTGCGCAAGGCCATCGGCGATACGGGCGAAGAGCAGCGCCTTGTCCGCACGGTTGCCCGCAAGGGTTACCGTTTTGTCGGCGAGGTAGAACAAGCGCGAGCGCCTGGCGAACCAGGCATCGGCGAACACACGCCCTTCACCCCCAATGAACTCCCCCCTGCCGTGCTCACCCTTCCGGACAAGCCCTCCATTACCGTCCTGCCCTTCCAGAATCTGAGCGGCGACCCAGAGCAGGAATACTTCGCCGACGGCGTGGTAGAGGACATCATCGCCGCCCTCTCGCGGATCCGCTGGCTGTTCGTCATCGCGCGCAATTCGAGCTTCACCTACAAGGGTCAGGCGGTGGACATCCAAGGCATCGGTCAGACGCTGGGCGTTCGCTACGTGCTCGAAGGCAGCGTGCGCAAGTGCGGGAACAAGGTGCGCATCACCGGGCAACTCATCGACGCGACAAGTGGTACGCATATCTGGGCGGAACGCTTCGAAGGCCTGCTCGACGACATCTTCGAGCTGCAGGATCAAATCGCCGAAAGCGTCGTCGGTGCCATCGCGCCGCAACTGGAACGGGCAGAAATCGAACGCGCCAAACGCAAACCCACTGAAAGCCTCGACGCCTACGACTATTACCTGAGAGGCATGGCAAAACTGCACAGCGGCACCCGTGAAGCCATCGCGGAGGCGCTGCCGATGTTCTACACGGCCATCGAACTCGATCCGGAATTCGCTTCGGCCTATGGCATGGCCGCCTGGTGCCACTTCTGGCGCAAGCTCAACGGCTGGATGACCGACCGGCCGGCAGAAATTGCCGAAGGCACACGGCTCGCGCGCCTGGCGGTGACACTCGGACGCGATGATGCCGTCGCGTTGACCCGCGGCGGGCATGCGCTCGCTCATCTGGCCGGTGATGTCGATGGCGGCATTGCGCTGCTCGACAGGGCGCGCCTGCTCAATCCCAACCTCGCCCCCGCCTGGTTCCTGGGCGGTATCTTGCGTGCACTGCGCGGTGAAACAGAAGGCGCCATCAAGGACTTGACCCATGCCGTTCGCTTGAGCCCGGTGGACCCCGAAATGTTCAGGATGCAAATCGGAATGTCGCTCGCGCACTTCTTCGCCGGCCGCTTCGATCTCGCTGCGCAATGGGCGGAAA
It encodes the following:
- a CDS encoding cupin domain-containing protein; amino-acid sequence: MVTRILMAAVFAALSISAASAAEPPHGKVTVVFDRPIPNLPGKSMKGVVVEYGPGAASPSHTHPKTAFIYATVLEGSFRIHVKGQPEKIYTVGENFVEEPGSVHLVSANASDTQPARLLAVFVLDTNEKELVTPIKK
- a CDS encoding SDR family oxidoreductase, whose amino-acid sequence is MKIVVIGGSGLIGSKLVNILRERGHDVVAASPSTGVNSITREGLAAAMDGTDIVVDVANAPSWEDQAVLDFFETSTRNLLAAEAAAGVRHHVALSIVGSERLPDSGYFRAKVAQENLIKASGIPYSLLRATQFFEFVEGIVQSFAVGEEYCVSPALIQPIASDDVVAALVDVVLAAPVNGTVEVGGPEAMPIDELARRFLRATRDNRKVLPDVHARYFGAVLNDQSLVPGKNPRLGAIRFEDWIARSASR
- a CDS encoding winged helix-turn-helix domain-containing protein — its product is MQFAFEDFVLDQERRELTLRGQAVAVGPQTFDLLQYLVNNRDCVVSKDDLLKAVWSGRIVSESTITSHINAVRKAIGDTGEEQRLVRTVARKGYRFVGEVEQARAPGEPGIGEHTPFTPNELPPAVLTLPDKPSITVLPFQNLSGDPEQEYFADGVVEDIIAALSRIRWLFVIARNSSFTYKGQAVDIQGIGQTLGVRYVLEGSVRKCGNKVRITGQLIDATSGTHIWAERFEGLLDDIFELQDQIAESVVGAIAPQLERAEIERAKRKPTESLDAYDYYLRGMAKLHSGTREAIAEALPMFYTAIELDPEFASAYGMAAWCHFWRKLNGWMTDRPAEIAEGTRLARLAVTLGRDDAVALTRGGHALAHLAGDVDGGIALLDRARLLNPNLAPAWFLGGILRALRGETEGAIKDLTHAVRLSPVDPEMFRMQIGMSLAHFFAGRFDLAAQWAEKALGNLPSLLAPAALVAASYALSGRMDKAKQAMQHLQELDPLLRVSNLRDWLPIQRAEDLARFADGLRRAGLAE